CCGGCGGAGGCCAGATTATTACAGATTTGTGACCTGCCCCTGGTTGCGTCAGACAACTTTTGCCGTTCGCCGCGTCCGGCAACCGGCCCTCCCCCGCCCCGCGCCGGTCGCGCTAGAACTTCTGGTACTGGAACTCGATTTCCAGCGGTTTGCCCAGGTTGGCCGAGGTGTCGGCCTGGATCATCATGACCGCCAGCAGGCCCAGGTAGAGCAGGCACAGCCACAGGGTTTTCTTCATCGCGCGGCGTCCGGGACGGGAAGGGGTGGGTTGGGGGGCGTTCATGGACGGAAGACCTCGGCGATGCGCTGGTTCACCCGCAGCCAGCCCAGTTCGCCCAGGTGCTGCACGTCGCGCAGGGTGCCGATCTCGTAGGGCGCGTCGTACATGTCCATGCAGGTCATGGCGTAGCGCGCGCACAGCGCGTCGACCTGGCGCTGCACGGGCGTGAAGCGGTCCAGGTCCCTGAAGACCATCGGGTGCAGCGGCTGCATCACGAACAGCGCGTTGACGCCGTGGTTGCGCAGCAGCCGCATCAGCGCTTCCAGTTCGCGCAGCTCGTCCCTGCCCGTCAGCGGCTGGGGCTGGAAGGCGGTCTTGCCGCCGGCCGGCACCGCCTGCAGGTATTTGTCGAAGAACTCGTCGCGCACGGCGTAGCGGTTGCGCGTCATCTGCGCCTGTTCGGCGTCCTGCGCCTCGCGCGCCAGGGCGTCCCAGTCCACCACCCGGGCCGCCGCCGTGGGGCCGGCGGCTTCCTGCTCGGGCGCGGGGGCGGCATGCGCCGGCGTCCACAGCCCGATCAGCCGCTGGCGAAAGACGTAGGCCTGCTCGGCCGCCATCGACCACGCCACCCGGGCGTCGCCCTTGTCGCGCAGCCAGCGCGTCACCTGTTCGCGGCCCTCGGGCTGGCGCAGCAGGCGCGGCAGCAGGGGATTGGCGTGTTCGCGGAACTCATCCGGGCCCAGCCCGCCGTCGCCGTCGAACCAGCCCGGCGACACCATGATGACGACGCGCGAGGCGGACGACAGTTCGTCGGCCAGCGCCGCCAGCACCAGTTGCATGCCCAGCGACTGGAAGCCCGAATGGCCGTAGGCCATGACCGGCATGCGCAGCTCGTCGGCCAGGAAGCGGTAGGGCACGAAGCGCAGGTCGGTGCTGGTCAGCTCGGACGAGCCCAGCACCACCAGCCGGTCGCCGGTGCGCAGCGCCTGGCTCAGCCGCGACAGGTTGCGGGTCTGGTCTTCCAGGGTGTTGCCGAGGTTGTGGATATAGACGCCCGTCGCCGCTTCGGCGCAGGGGCCGGTGCGCAGGGCCAGCCAGTGCCAGGCGCCCCAACCCGCGGCCAGCGCGACGGACAAGGCCAGCGCCGCCGCCAGCGCATGCTGCCCAAGGGTGCGTGTGAACATGAGGAACCAGGAAGGCGCGGCGCGCGGATCGGGGTGAAAGAGAAGATTGTGAGCGGATGTTATCCAGCCCCCATGACCGAGACAAGGGCGCAAACCCGCGGGTGCCCGCGGATTCCCCTTTTTGCCACAGGGAGACCTGCGCCGCCGCGGGGCCGCCCGGCGGAGAATGCGATAGCATCCTTGTCTGGCGGGGTCCTGGATTTCCAGGATTGACCGCGCCCCCGGCCCGCCGGCGGCGCCCGTTCCCCCGCGCCTTCCGTCCACTCCACGCCCGAGCGCCCATGACCGCCCCTACCCGTATCGCCCGCCGCCATCCCGACGAACTGATCATCGGCCTGGTGTCGATTTCCGACCGCGCGTCGGCCGGCGCCTACCAGGACGAGGGCCTGCCGTCGCTGCGCGCCTGGCTGGGCGGCGCCCTGGCCTCGCCGTGGCAGGCGGTGGACCGGCTGATCCCCGACGAAGCCGCCCGCATCTCCGATACGCTGATCGAGCTGGTCGACACCTGTGGCTGCGACCTGGTCCTGACCACCGGCGGCACCGGCCCGGCGCGGCGCGACGTCACGCCCGAGGCCACGCTGGCGGTCGGCACCAAGGAAATGCCGGGCTTCGGCGAGCAGATGCGCCAGATCAGCCTGCGCTTCGTGCCCACCGCGATCCTGTCGCGGCAGGTCGCCGTGATCCGCGAGCGGCCGGCGCATGCGGCCCTGATCGTGAACCTGCCGGGCCAGCCCAAGGCCATCCGCGAGACCCTCGAAGGCCTGAAGGCCGACGACGGCTCGACGCTGGTGCCGGGCATCTTTGCCGCCATTCCCTATTGCATCGACCTGATCGGCGGGCCCTACGCCGAGACTCGTCCCGAGGTCATCGCCGCGTTCCGCCCCAAGTCGGCGCGCCGCCCGCAGCCGTCGCCGGACGCTGCGGTATAGTTGGCCGCCTCTTTCCATTCATTGCCAGAGAGTCCTGATATGAAGGTCCGTACCGCCTTGTCCCTTGCCGCCGTCGTGCTCGCCGTGTCGGCCTGCGCCAACGTCAAAGACGTCCGCGACCGCGATCCGGTGTTCTACGGCTCGACCCCGCGCACGGCCGAGGAATACACCAACTGCGTCGCCGCCGCCTGGAAGGACCAGGGCGTGCGCTTCGAGCGCAAGGCGGTGCGCAACGGCTTCGAGCTGATCCAGTCGGACAGCCTGGGCGTCGAGGCGGTGCTGACCACCACGACCTGGAAGGGCAAGACCGAGACCCGCCTGTCGACCCGCATCGCGCGGCGCGACCAGAGCATCATCGAACCGGCCAACCTGTGCCTGCAGCAGTGATGCCGCAACGCCGAGACATGCTGCGGCTGGGCCTGGCCGCGGCCGCGGTGTGCCTGGCCCTGCCGGTGCGCGCCAGGCAGGCGCCGGCAGCGCAACAGGGCGGCTTCATCAGCCGCAAGCTCAATGCGCCGGTGCCCGGCGGTGTCGCGGTACTGGCGCTGGGCGACGCGGCGACGGCGCCCGAGGTCACCTACCGCGACCGCCGCGTACTGGTGGTGCGCGAAGACGGCAAGCAATGGATCGCCGTGGTCGGCATCCCGCTGGCGGTCAAGCCCGGCCAGCAGGAAATCTCGGTGCGCGACGCCGCCGGCACGCGCCAGTTGCCGTTCACCGTGCGCGCCAAGGAATACGTGGCCCAGCACATCACGCTGAAGAACCCGCGTCAGGTCAACCCCGACCCGGACGACATGAAGCGCATCGAGCGCGAGATGGCCGAGCAGAGCGCCGCCAACCGCGCCTACCGCGCCGGGGTCACGCCCAGCAACCTGCTGCTCGACCGCCCGGTCAGCGGCGGCCGCCTGTCCAGCCCGTTCGGCCTGCGTCGCTTCTTCAACGGCGAAGAGCGCAATCCGCATTCCGGCCTGGATTTCGCCGTGCCCGCCGGCACGCCGATCAAGGCGCCGGCCGCGGGCGTGGTGTCGCTGGTGGGGGATTATTTCTTCAACGGCAAGACCGTCTTCCTGGACCATGGCCAGGGCTTCGTGAGCATGTTCTGCCACATGTCGGCGATCGACGTGAAGGTGGGCGACGCCGTGGCGCGGGGCGGGGTGGTGGGCAAGGTCGGCGCGACCGGCCGGGCGACCGGCCCGCACCTGCACTGGAACGTCAGCCTGAACGATGCGCGGGTCGATCCCGCGATCTTTATCGGCGCCTTCAAGCCCTGACGCCGCCGGAGCCCGCGGGCGCGGCAAAACCGCGCCGGGCGCCGGCGCCGCTTTGAAACTCAATGGCTGGGGAAAGGGCCGGGCCGCCTTCAGGCGGTGGCCGCCTGCGGCGCGGGCACGTCCTGCGGCTGCTGCAGGGAGATGCGATGCAGGACGTACTGGTGCATGCGCTCGGCGTACATCATCTGGTCCAGCATGCCGTGCAGCTGCACTTCCTGCTCGTCCAGGCAGTTGTCGTACTTGGTCTTGGCCTCGGCGTAGGTCAGGCCGGTATTGCGCAGGCTGTTGATGAACGCTTCACGCGATTGATGCAGCAGGCGCAGGCCTTCTTCCCCCTTGGCGAATCGTCTTCGCGTCAGGGAGAGCTGGTCGGCCGCTTCTTTCAATTCCTGTGTCAGATCCATCTTGCTGCTTCATGCGTGTTCCGCCGGGCCTGGCGCCGGGGGAGCGCCATTCTTTCACGAACCGGGGTCTTGCGCATTACTACGGCAGGGCGCGCGCGAGTTTAAGGCCATGGGGCAACCCGCGGCAGGGCGCCCGCCGTGGCGACGGCAGGCCGGCGAGGACGCCGGCCCCGCGGCTCAGCGGCGGTACTGCTGGGGACGGCTGGTCGGGGCGGGGCCGCGCTCGTCCTTGTGGCGGAAGTTGATGCGGCCCTTGGTCAGGTCGTACGGCGACATTTCCAGCGTGACGCGGTCACCGGCCAGGATGCGGATGCGGTGCTTGCGGATGCGGCCCGAGGCGTAGGCGCCGACTTCGATGCCGTTGTCCAGCGTGACGCGGTAGCGGCTATCGGGCAGCACTTCGTCAACGATGCCGTCCAGTTCGATGAGTTCTTCTTTAGCCATTCTCTACTCCTTGATCAATACGCGCCGCCATGCCGTCGGCATGGCGCGCCACCCGGGGATGGCGAGCGCGTCGGACTCTGTTAGCCAGGTCCAGCGGTTGAACGTAAAACGTCCGGGCAAGCGCGGGTATGGGCCACGGCATCCCAAGTGGATGTCTGAAATGACGGATACTCGCGCCGCGAGGGCAGTGTGCGCGTGATGCGCAGCTTGGTCGCGGGTCGGCGTTTGTGGCGCGTCGCCGGAAGAAGCGGGTTGGAGTGTCTGCTGCGATACCGGGCGGCGCGGGTCGCGCCACGGGGCAAGGGCAGGTTTCACCCAAGAAAACCGGTTGCAGCGTTGCAGGAATGCCGGGCGTAAGTCCGGCCAGACCCGACACTGCGGGTAGGTACTCAGACTGCCACCGTGGGTTGGCACTCAATGGTGTGAACGAAGCCCGGTTTTTGCGGAAAAATCACGGACTTATGTTACTGCAAAGCGCAATGATTAGCCAGTTTTTATCCGCCCTGACGGCGTGATAGTTGCTATTGAACGACTGTGCGCTGCGCGATCCGGCCGCTGGAAAAGCGGGTGGCGGTCGCCCCGCGCCGCCGGGCGCGGGGCGGGGATGGCGTCCCTCATTGCGCCGGGATGCGCGCCTGATAGTCCGTTTCCCAGCGCAGCAGCGCCGACCAGAATGGGCCCGGCTCGCGGCCTGCCAGCCGGGCCGCGAGCACGCCCAGGTGCGCGTGCCAGCCGCCGGCCACGTCGATCATGTCGACGCGCGAGGCCAGTTTGCGGTGGGTCAGCACCAGCCGGGTGCCGTCGCCTTCCGGCGACAGCTCGAACGTGACTTCCGACGGCTGGCCCTGCGAGCC
The window above is part of the Achromobacter deleyi genome. Proteins encoded here:
- a CDS encoding D-alanyl-lipoteichoic acid biosynthesis protein DltD; protein product: MFTRTLGQHALAAALALSVALAAGWGAWHWLALRTGPCAEAATGVYIHNLGNTLEDQTRNLSRLSQALRTGDRLVVLGSSELTSTDLRFVPYRFLADELRMPVMAYGHSGFQSLGMQLVLAALADELSSASRVVIMVSPGWFDGDGGLGPDEFREHANPLLPRLLRQPEGREQVTRWLRDKGDARVAWSMAAEQAYVFRQRLIGLWTPAHAAPAPEQEAAGPTAAARVVDWDALAREAQDAEQAQMTRNRYAVRDEFFDKYLQAVPAGGKTAFQPQPLTGRDELRELEALMRLLRNHGVNALFVMQPLHPMVFRDLDRFTPVQRQVDALCARYAMTCMDMYDAPYEIGTLRDVQHLGELGWLRVNQRIAEVFRP
- the mog gene encoding molybdopterin adenylyltransferase yields the protein MTAPTRIARRHPDELIIGLVSISDRASAGAYQDEGLPSLRAWLGGALASPWQAVDRLIPDEAARISDTLIELVDTCGCDLVLTTGGTGPARRDVTPEATLAVGTKEMPGFGEQMRQISLRFVPTAILSRQVAVIRERPAHAALIVNLPGQPKAIRETLEGLKADDGSTLVPGIFAAIPYCIDLIGGPYAETRPEVIAAFRPKSARRPQPSPDAAV
- a CDS encoding peptidoglycan DD-metalloendopeptidase family protein, with the protein product MPQRRDMLRLGLAAAAVCLALPVRARQAPAAQQGGFISRKLNAPVPGGVAVLALGDAATAPEVTYRDRRVLVVREDGKQWIAVVGIPLAVKPGQQEISVRDAAGTRQLPFTVRAKEYVAQHITLKNPRQVNPDPDDMKRIEREMAEQSAANRAYRAGVTPSNLLLDRPVSGGRLSSPFGLRRFFNGEERNPHSGLDFAVPAGTPIKAPAAGVVSLVGDYFFNGKTVFLDHGQGFVSMFCHMSAIDVKVGDAVARGGVVGKVGATGRATGPHLHWNVSLNDARVDPAIFIGAFKP
- the infA gene encoding translation initiation factor IF-1, with amino-acid sequence MAKEELIELDGIVDEVLPDSRYRVTLDNGIEVGAYASGRIRKHRIRILAGDRVTLEMSPYDLTKGRINFRHKDERGPAPTSRPQQYRR